The Streptomyces camelliae genome window below encodes:
- a CDS encoding SCO5918 family protein, whose amino-acid sequence MRCVIARFPFDLTKFEVEQSMSGITPEPAAGLCVTIDRRVYPVMQVGEVITRQNRRDFTSVEMHRALTRLGFTCHDARPVRPDWDARADERALDW is encoded by the coding sequence ATGCGCTGTGTCATCGCCCGGTTTCCCTTCGACCTGACCAAGTTCGAGGTCGAGCAGTCGATGAGCGGCATCACGCCCGAACCCGCCGCGGGCTTGTGCGTGACCATCGACCGCCGTGTCTACCCCGTGATGCAGGTCGGGGAAGTGATCACCAGGCAGAACCGCCGCGACTTCACCTCGGTCGAGATGCACCGGGCACTGACCCGCCTCGGCTTCACCTGCCACGACGCGCGCCCGGTCAGGCCGGACTGGGACGCGCGAGCCGACGAGCGTGCGCTCGATTGGTGA
- a CDS encoding PIN domain-containing protein, with amino-acid sequence MIYLLDTSGLVRLLRDPKLQSAWYDAIDAGVIASCYVQRAEFLHSARNGREYDEIAEMFTDLYADVSVPKNAGRWIGAVQHRMAQAGEHRSASAVDLVIAATAAHHGLAVLHDDADYRAIARHASDLTEHNIHDIA; translated from the coding sequence GTGATCTACCTGCTCGACACCTCCGGCCTGGTCCGGCTGCTCCGCGATCCGAAACTGCAGTCGGCCTGGTACGACGCGATCGACGCCGGGGTCATCGCATCCTGCTACGTGCAGCGCGCCGAGTTCCTCCACAGCGCCCGGAACGGACGCGAGTACGACGAGATCGCGGAGATGTTCACCGACCTGTACGCCGATGTGTCGGTGCCGAAGAACGCGGGGCGCTGGATCGGCGCAGTGCAGCACCGTATGGCCCAGGCCGGGGAGCACCGCAGCGCGTCGGCGGTGGATCTCGTCATCGCTGCGACCGCAGCCCATCACGGACTGGCCGTCCTGCACGACGACGCCGACTACCGCGCCATTGCCCGGCACGCATCCGACCTGACCGAGCACAACATCCACGACATCGCCTGA
- a CDS encoding type II toxin-antitoxin system VapB family antitoxin has product MSVTQIDIDDDALERAMALSKVRTKKEAVNLALHFYAEQQERAARISRHFERAREWGAVEDAERLHRAEKRSR; this is encoded by the coding sequence ATGTCTGTGACCCAGATCGACATCGACGATGACGCCCTGGAACGGGCCATGGCTCTGTCCAAGGTCAGGACGAAGAAGGAAGCGGTCAATCTCGCTCTGCACTTCTACGCCGAACAGCAGGAGCGTGCCGCGCGTATCAGCCGCCACTTCGAGCGTGCGCGTGAGTGGGGTGCTGTCGAGGACGCCGAGCGCCTGCACCGGGCGGAGAAGCGCAGCCGGTGA
- a CDS encoding alginate lyase family protein → MHVTRQISRRAILKATGVAAGAASIATAATPSVAAGGAFAHPGLLHTGADLARMAAKVKAGASPYTAGYAKLTANRHSQSAWTPNPQAIVYRGTVYRGTGNPQNYGVLYHDIHAAYQNALRYHVSGDSTHADTAVAILNAWSAKLTKVDGSADRFLAAGIYGYQAANAAELVRDHSDFALERFQKMLLDVFYSVSEDFLVNHNNGTPAPHYWPNWDLCNMACALATGIFCDDQAKVERAVEYFKHGDGMGSIKHAIPVVHDDGLAEWMEAGRDQGHSLMGVGLMSTICEMAWNQGIDLYGYDDNRFLKGAQYVAKWSLGGNVPYTPYALVDHRPGIQHPTNVATASPAQMRPVWAMAANHYTKRRGLSATYLTQIAAKAAPEGGGGDYGPNSGGFDQLGFGTLAFTRDKATDTKAAPKPASSASPAVGGGLAATGSGESVGWTAAVGVTAVAGGLLFLRRRDRGRHGAS, encoded by the coding sequence ATGCATGTGACACGACAGATCAGCCGCCGCGCCATACTCAAGGCCACGGGCGTCGCAGCCGGAGCCGCCTCGATCGCCACCGCCGCCACCCCCTCGGTCGCGGCGGGCGGGGCCTTCGCGCACCCCGGCCTCCTCCACACCGGCGCCGACCTCGCCCGTATGGCCGCCAAGGTGAAGGCCGGCGCCTCCCCCTATACCGCCGGGTACGCGAAGCTGACCGCCAACCGGCATTCGCAGAGCGCCTGGACGCCCAATCCGCAGGCCATCGTGTACAGGGGCACCGTGTACAGGGGCACGGGCAACCCGCAGAACTACGGGGTCCTCTACCACGACATCCACGCCGCGTACCAGAACGCCCTGCGCTACCACGTCAGTGGCGACAGCACCCACGCCGACACTGCCGTCGCGATCCTCAACGCCTGGTCGGCAAAGCTGACGAAAGTCGACGGCAGCGCCGACCGGTTCCTGGCCGCCGGGATATACGGGTACCAGGCCGCCAACGCAGCCGAACTCGTCCGCGACCACAGCGACTTCGCACTCGAAAGATTCCAGAAGATGCTGCTCGACGTCTTCTACTCGGTGAGTGAGGATTTTCTCGTCAACCACAACAACGGCACCCCGGCCCCCCACTACTGGCCCAACTGGGACCTGTGCAACATGGCCTGTGCGCTGGCCACGGGCATCTTCTGCGACGACCAGGCCAAGGTCGAGCGGGCCGTCGAGTACTTCAAGCACGGCGACGGCATGGGCTCGATCAAGCACGCCATCCCGGTCGTGCACGACGACGGGCTCGCCGAGTGGATGGAGGCCGGGCGCGACCAGGGGCACTCGCTGATGGGCGTCGGCCTGATGAGCACCATCTGCGAGATGGCCTGGAACCAGGGCATCGACCTGTACGGCTACGACGACAACCGCTTCCTCAAGGGCGCTCAGTACGTGGCCAAGTGGAGCCTGGGCGGAAATGTGCCGTACACGCCCTACGCCCTCGTGGACCATCGGCCGGGGATCCAGCACCCCACCAACGTCGCCACCGCCAGCCCGGCGCAGATGCGGCCGGTCTGGGCCATGGCCGCCAACCACTACACCAAGCGGCGCGGACTGTCCGCCACGTACCTCACGCAGATCGCCGCCAAGGCCGCGCCCGAGGGCGGCGGCGGGGACTACGGGCCCAACAGCGGCGGGTTCGACCAGCTCGGCTTCGGGACGCTGGCGTTCACACGGGACAAGGCAACGGACACCAAGGCCGCCCCGAAGCCAGCCTCTTCCGCCTCCCCCGCCGTTGGGGGCGGCCTCGCCGCGACCGGCTCCGGGGAGAGCGTCGGGTGGACGGCCGCTGTGGGCGTCACCGCCGTCGCCGGCGGCCTGCTCTTCCTGCGCCGCCGCGACCGGGGGCGCCACGGGGCGTCGTAG
- a CDS encoding autotransporter, with protein sequence MKRSWHLVLASVLVAGAVTPVVAVGSAVAADGDITSAVLANRDVVLTGDAVVRVPQGTHTYTGVISGEGTLRVSGTGTLVLAKDSTFTLPHSRQHQRVQIPGGNHPYVVVGSPDEPAVTVDAGATLQYGTGGTTGLIGSFPYNTPGYQQNQDNIQVNGTLRLSLTRLFNLGVISGSGLVTQPRNMWGTLQICGTNPFSGIFDNGTGVNFASTTCAADLPNARSVVNRGSWIIDTPLNHTVVQRQNFYSHEYGNDVNVHSRPGSKVILTGVYSWSDSGDGAAPSLSDPGLNWRPVAHKLNKRGTNIEGADVQWGDGTTHRIFMPGTAQTVYINLHARRQRSRLTFDYNGPVTLGAPIGGGMYHDTLGAPGAGDVVIAGTSGNDVTFAAAQYYDGSTTIARNATLRLGSGTAGGDGSLHTGGALDKVIDNGSLVLRNTRTPTTLPTVTGAGSVTQSGAAATTVTSAAYTGATTVAKGSLIVSGTSLRTSSAVALTGSSAVLDLSKARDTALRRLQVVTGAKILLSRNSPELTVGSTTATVSGSGLAIGGARFSVSRAGADTVLTALTSTTAAHPSSAATGPAPSPARTGRAATPLGASTGTMADTGSNVGALWTVTGLAGVVLAGVAAVFVFVRGRSRLRTSPRHRR encoded by the coding sequence ATGAAGCGATCTTGGCACCTTGTCCTGGCGTCGGTTCTCGTCGCGGGAGCCGTCACACCGGTGGTTGCGGTGGGCAGCGCGGTCGCGGCAGACGGCGACATCACCTCGGCCGTCCTGGCGAACCGTGATGTCGTCCTGACCGGCGACGCGGTCGTGCGCGTCCCGCAGGGAACCCACACGTACACCGGCGTGATCAGCGGTGAAGGAACCCTTCGCGTGTCCGGCACCGGCACGCTGGTCCTCGCCAAGGACAGCACCTTCACCCTGCCGCACTCCCGGCAGCACCAGAGGGTCCAGATCCCGGGCGGCAACCACCCGTACGTCGTGGTCGGCAGTCCCGACGAGCCCGCGGTCACCGTGGACGCGGGAGCAACCCTCCAGTACGGCACCGGCGGTACGACCGGCCTGATCGGGTCCTTCCCGTACAACACGCCCGGTTACCAGCAGAACCAGGACAACATCCAGGTGAACGGCACACTGCGCCTGTCGCTGACCCGGCTGTTCAACCTGGGCGTCATCAGCGGCTCCGGCCTGGTCACCCAGCCCCGGAACATGTGGGGAACGCTCCAGATCTGCGGCACCAACCCGTTCTCCGGCATCTTCGACAACGGCACGGGCGTCAACTTCGCGAGCACCACCTGTGCCGCGGACCTGCCCAACGCCCGCTCCGTCGTCAACCGCGGTTCATGGATCATCGACACCCCGCTCAACCACACTGTCGTACAGCGGCAGAACTTCTACAGCCACGAGTACGGCAACGACGTCAACGTGCACTCCCGCCCGGGCAGCAAGGTGATCCTCACCGGCGTCTACAGCTGGAGTGACAGCGGCGACGGGGCGGCGCCCTCACTGAGCGACCCCGGACTGAACTGGCGACCCGTGGCCCACAAACTCAACAAACGCGGCACCAACATCGAGGGCGCCGACGTCCAGTGGGGCGACGGGACCACACACCGGATCTTCATGCCCGGCACGGCGCAGACGGTCTACATCAACCTGCACGCCAGACGGCAGCGCTCCCGGCTCACCTTCGACTACAACGGACCGGTGACCCTGGGCGCGCCCATCGGCGGCGGCATGTATCACGACACCCTCGGCGCTCCCGGCGCCGGGGACGTCGTCATCGCCGGCACCAGCGGCAACGACGTGACCTTCGCAGCAGCGCAGTACTACGACGGATCCACCACCATCGCCAGGAATGCGACCCTCCGTCTCGGCTCCGGGACCGCGGGCGGCGACGGGAGCCTCCACACCGGCGGAGCCCTCGACAAAGTGATCGACAACGGCTCACTCGTGCTCCGCAACACCAGGACACCCACCACCCTCCCGACGGTGACCGGTGCCGGATCGGTGACGCAGAGCGGAGCCGCGGCCACCACCGTCACCAGCGCCGCCTACACCGGCGCCACCACCGTCGCCAAAGGCAGCCTGATCGTCTCCGGGACCTCTCTGCGGACATCCAGCGCGGTCGCTCTGACCGGTTCCTCGGCCGTCCTGGATCTCAGCAAGGCACGCGACACGGCCCTGCGCAGGCTGCAGGTCGTCACAGGCGCGAAGATCCTTCTTTCCCGGAACTCCCCTGAGCTGACCGTCGGTTCGACGACCGCAACAGTCTCCGGTAGCGGTCTCGCCATCGGCGGGGCGCGCTTCTCCGTCAGCCGGGCCGGCGCCGACACCGTGCTCACCGCTCTCACGTCCACCACGGCCGCACACCCGTCCTCCGCCGCGACAGGACCGGCGCCCTCCCCGGCCCGGACCGGCCGAGCGGCCACCCCCCTGGGCGCCTCCACCGGCACCATGGCGGACACCGGCAGCAACGTCGGTGCTCTGTGGACCGTCACAGGACTGGCGGGCGTCGTTCTCGCCGGCGTCGCCGCGGTCTTCGTCTTCGTGCGCGGCCGCTCGCGTCTGCGTACGTCCCCGCGTCACCGCCGCTGA
- a CDS encoding sigma-70 family RNA polymerase sigma factor has product MPRHAAPAADVIAAARAGDRGALEELSSLTLPLVYSVAARAHPYRDDVDDIVQETMMRILRGIGGLERPEAFRSWVITITVNEVRDHIRRRGRRETTGAAFDAAEHRPDPAADFAEGVILNLRLSGQREESVRATRWLDEDDRELLSLWWLETAGRLARAELASALDMTGHQAAVRVQRMKERLHTSRVIVRALAARPACEELTRLTLDWNGVPSGLWRKRLGRHVRQCPRCVRHEDGMLAPEGLLAPLALLPVPAALLAWRPWLSAGTHAAGAGHAGTTATSGSGGSATAGTAGTAGTSLTAKAVVAASALLAVAGGVLVYAAPWSSPSARPATAPTASGPAPAPSLTASASPSRPAPVRGSAVSHPSPRPRYGSVVDTVDSAPPPDRPPAALPHRPQTTVTMTGLKRHLDGYQLVHRGDTVVLRGKGYFTVHWDVMYGLRPGLLTMPSWTGLRGRLFHVASGGGHRMDDRQPGATAGGTWMGNRQQGLITLPPGAQQMWQNEYYYLDGSVTLHLNETQADYNLDVLPSSWQETADDIATPPAPHSADRERYGLVRDTGRDDAPVPQYTTRSTPTDAGTVPQRSVVS; this is encoded by the coding sequence ATGCCAAGGCATGCCGCGCCCGCGGCCGACGTGATAGCCGCGGCTCGGGCCGGCGATCGCGGCGCCCTGGAAGAGCTCAGCTCCCTGACGCTTCCGCTGGTCTACAGCGTCGCGGCGCGTGCGCACCCGTACCGCGACGACGTCGACGACATCGTCCAGGAGACGATGATGCGCATCCTGCGCGGCATCGGGGGACTGGAGCGCCCGGAGGCGTTCCGGTCCTGGGTGATCACCATCACCGTGAACGAGGTCCGTGACCACATCCGCAGGCGCGGCAGGAGGGAGACGACGGGAGCGGCGTTCGACGCGGCTGAGCACCGGCCCGACCCGGCCGCCGACTTCGCCGAGGGGGTCATCCTCAACCTGCGGCTGTCCGGGCAACGCGAGGAGTCCGTGCGCGCGACCCGTTGGCTCGACGAGGACGACCGGGAGCTGCTGTCACTGTGGTGGCTGGAGACGGCCGGCCGGCTCGCCCGGGCCGAGCTCGCCTCCGCTCTGGACATGACCGGCCATCAAGCGGCTGTACGGGTGCAACGCATGAAGGAGCGCCTGCACACCTCCCGCGTCATCGTCCGAGCCCTCGCGGCCAGGCCCGCATGCGAGGAACTGACCCGGCTGACCCTGGACTGGAACGGGGTCCCCAGCGGCCTGTGGCGCAAACGCCTCGGCCGCCATGTGCGGCAGTGCCCGCGGTGCGTGCGCCACGAGGACGGCATGCTGGCCCCGGAAGGACTGCTGGCGCCCCTGGCCCTCCTGCCCGTGCCGGCGGCACTGCTGGCCTGGCGCCCGTGGCTGTCCGCGGGAACGCACGCCGCGGGGGCCGGCCATGCCGGCACCACGGCCACTTCAGGCAGCGGGGGTTCCGCGACGGCGGGGACGGCAGGGACCGCAGGGACGAGCCTCACCGCGAAGGCCGTGGTGGCGGCGAGTGCGCTGCTCGCCGTGGCCGGTGGCGTGCTCGTGTACGCGGCCCCATGGTCCAGCCCGTCGGCGCGTCCGGCCACCGCCCCGACGGCTTCCGGCCCGGCACCCGCGCCCTCGCTCACCGCATCCGCATCACCGTCACGGCCGGCACCGGTGCGGGGCTCGGCCGTCTCGCATCCCTCGCCCCGGCCGCGGTACGGGTCCGTGGTCGACACCGTGGACAGCGCGCCACCGCCGGACCGGCCGCCCGCCGCATTGCCCCACCGCCCGCAGACCACGGTGACGATGACGGGGCTCAAGAGACACCTGGACGGCTACCAGCTCGTCCACCGCGGGGACACGGTGGTACTGCGCGGGAAGGGCTACTTCACCGTCCACTGGGACGTGATGTACGGGCTGCGCCCCGGGCTGCTGACCATGCCCTCGTGGACCGGACTGCGGGGAAGGCTGTTCCACGTGGCCTCGGGCGGCGGCCACCGCATGGACGACCGTCAGCCGGGCGCGACCGCCGGCGGCACCTGGATGGGCAACCGGCAGCAAGGACTGATCACCCTGCCGCCGGGAGCCCAGCAGATGTGGCAGAACGAGTACTACTACCTCGACGGCAGCGTCACACTCCACCTCAACGAAACCCAGGCCGACTACAACCTCGACGTCCTGCCCTCCTCCTGGCAGGAGACAGCCGACGACATCGCCACTCCCCCGGCCCCGCACTCCGCCGACCGCGAACGGTACGGACTCGTGCGCGACACCGGCCGCGACGACGCCCCCGTACCGCAGTACACCACCCGCTCCACGCCGACCGACGCGGGCACCGTGCCCCAGCGCTCCGTCGTGTCCTGA